A genomic region of Dreissena polymorpha isolate Duluth1 chromosome 4, UMN_Dpol_1.0, whole genome shotgun sequence contains the following coding sequences:
- the LOC127879332 gene encoding uncharacterized protein LOC127879332 encodes MFCSLGTYKHFPPTMWIKMFGLMILGRMCGQGGLHYIMMQLCIQQHVNLSQQMLMLLNDVEKNPGPEYSCKWISCKEDFHSIGQQDAHIISHVVQEKCCRWGDCTKVLSFNSLEIHALKHLYDNQNIFRTFED; translated from the exons atgttttgttctttaggaacatacaaacatttcccacccaccatgtggatcaagatgtttgggctgatgattctgggtcgtatgtgtggacaaggtggtcttcattacatcatgatgcagctgtgtattcaacaacatgttaacctgtcccagcagatgttgatgctcttaaatgatgttgagaaaaatccaggaccg GAGTATTCGTGCAAATGGATATCCTGCAAGGAAGACTTCCACTCCATAGGACAGCAAGATGCACATATCATCTCTCATGTGGTTCAAGAGAAATGCTGTAGATGGGGAGACTGTACCAAAGTCCTGAGCTTTAATAGTCTTGAAATCCATGCACTTAAACATCTCTATGAT aaccagaacatatttcggacattcgaggattga
- the LOC127879331 gene encoding uncharacterized protein LOC127879331 isoform X2, whose amino-acid sequence MRICNDNGAKFSCDRFRHALLRDLRKMDVQQLYLHLGSNDILTNEAVFYRDVADLCDLVHQEAHNRCPECRVVCSNEDALLSHFCSCHIKQPETGKESKIKLIGSPMIASANHEFNEVSSRKWKACLEN is encoded by the exons atgagaatatgtaatgacaatg gtgccaaattttcttgtgatcgttttcgccatgcattgttgagagacttgcggaagatggatgttcaacagctgtatcttcatctaggctcaaatgacattcttacgaatgaagcggtgttttaccg agatgtagctgacttgtgcgatttggtgcatcag gaggcgcacaatcggtgtccagaatgcagggttgtttgctccaacgaagacgctttgctgagccacttctgcagttgccacatcaagcaaccagagactggaaaagagagtaaaattaagctgataggctcaccaatg attgcatctgctaatcatgaattcaacgaagtcagctcaaggaagtggaaggcatgcttggaaaattga
- the LOC127879331 gene encoding uncharacterized protein LOC127879331 isoform X1: MTMTFANSVFKGAKFSCDRFRHALLRDLRKMDVQQLYLHLGSNDILTNEAVFYRDVADLCDLVHQEAHNRCPECRVVCSNEDALLSHFCSCHIKQPETGKESKIKLIGSPMIASANHEFNEVSSRKWKACLEN; this comes from the exons atgacaatg acattcgccaactctgttttcaaaggtgccaaattttcttgtgatcgttttcgccatgcattgttgagagacttgcggaagatggatgttcaacagctgtatcttcatctaggctcaaatgacattcttacgaatgaagcggtgttttaccg agatgtagctgacttgtgcgatttggtgcatcag gaggcgcacaatcggtgtccagaatgcagggttgtttgctccaacgaagacgctttgctgagccacttctgcagttgccacatcaagcaaccagagactggaaaagagagtaaaattaagctgataggctcaccaatg attgcatctgctaatcatgaattcaacgaagtcagctcaaggaagtggaaggcatgcttggaaaattga
- the LOC127879331 gene encoding uncharacterized protein LOC127879331 isoform X3, giving the protein MDVQQLYLHLGSNDILTNEAVFYRDVADLCDLVHQEAHNRCPECRVVCSNEDALLSHFCSCHIKQPETGKESKIKLIGSPMIASANHEFNEVSSRKWKACLEN; this is encoded by the exons atggatgttcaacagctgtatcttcatctaggctcaaatgacattcttacgaatgaagcggtgttttaccg agatgtagctgacttgtgcgatttggtgcatcag gaggcgcacaatcggtgtccagaatgcagggttgtttgctccaacgaagacgctttgctgagccacttctgcagttgccacatcaagcaaccagagactggaaaagagagtaaaattaagctgataggctcaccaatg attgcatctgctaatcatgaattcaacgaagtcagctcaaggaagtggaaggcatgcttggaaaattga
- the LOC127878459 gene encoding uncharacterized protein LOC127878459: MLGLTLNYKQLKIIHQIRAESVRWTHEGILLMLSLYEEHKQKFDSASFKNKNVWRLIAEEMAHKGVTVTGEACDSKFRLIKFKYKKIVDQHATSGSGRKNWEYFQRMDELFAGDPSVRPAMVVSSMPVQQDVTVTVTAKPPPGPRRPTVHKAPTPPQLTSQQEGQPPLLQRGLMSLLLPLSSEKEKEVGAKTLQNGSGATCYNIRKDLTAWMPITSV; encoded by the exons ATGTTGGGTCTGACACTCAactataaacagttaaaaattatCCACCAGATACGGGCAGAAA GTGTTCGATGGACCCATGAAGGGATATTGTTGATGCTGTCTCTTTATGAAGAACATAAACAGAAATTTGATTCCGCATCcttcaaaaacaaaaacgtgTGGAGATTGATAGCAGAAGAGATGGCACACAAAGGAGTTACTGTCACAGGTGAAGCCTGTGACAGTAAATTCCGGTTGATAAAGTTTAA GTACAAGAAGATAGTGGACCAGCATGCCACTAGTGGGAGCGGGCGAAAAAACTGGGAATACTTCCAAAGGATGGATGAGCTATTTGCTGGAGATCCATCTGTTAGACCAGCGATGGTTGTGTCGTCAATGCCAg TTCAGCAAGATGTTACTGTAACTGTAACTGCAAAGCCGCCACCTGGGCCACGTAGACCCACGGTTCATAAAGCACCAACTCCCCCTCAATTGACCAGCCAGCAGGAAGGGCAACCACCCCTTCTACAGAGGGGACTGATGAGCTTGTTGCTACCCCTCTCAtcagaaaaagaaaaagaagtgGGAGCCAAGACCCTCCAGAATGGTTCCGGAGCTACATGCTACAACATTCGCAAAGACTTGACCGCTTGGATGCCCATAACGAGCGTTTGA